The Patescibacteria group bacterium genome has a segment encoding these proteins:
- a CDS encoding putative glycoside hydrolase, with the protein MRYRILTSIIIAGLWLTMGGWHRAEARTIANDYPRLANVYLTPTISLSEARSLARWDTLILGLEVQYTSPDSLKLIRQLNPDIIILAYVLSEEIPDSQFYITDPNHPHYQLVHNLPNGWWLRDAQGGRVSFWPGSHMVNVTPAAPVRDGEHWYEYLARFMHEKVLATGYWDGIFYDNAFKDISWINNGNLDINNDGQAESASQLDQSWRDGMSELLRQSRRWEGGNTLIIGNGAEAYLPLVNGRLIEEFPSAYDHYWPGAMQKYADAADQSTLPTLVIINSRTTTGTASDYRQMRFNLCSTLLRNGFASFDYGSLRHADLWWYDEYDTYLGQPQGAAKNLLHPAKSGYEASVWRREFTNAVVLVNSTAQARKVELGGGFERLNGLQDRSVNNGAITTSVWIQPNDGIILLKKQINVHDGEYINGALGLAFDEQGRQQRQGFFTTNSNFAGGTKVITRDINTDGNLETIVGWNNKVQIYNSGGFLMREIYPYGKAYHLGVNIAVGDLDGDGTAEIITGTGRGAGPQVRIYTSGGRLLNPGFFAYDPKFRGGVNVAIGDLNGDGRSEIIAGSGFGGGPQVRIFNPQGKAIGGFFAYDKKFRGGVTVAAGDINADGRAEIVTAPGPGGGPQVRIFNGQGKALTPGFYAYAKTFRTGISVTIADVNNDGVADILVSAPTIY; encoded by the coding sequence TCGGGCTGAAGCGCGCACTATTGCCAATGATTACCCCCGGCTGGCTAATGTGTATCTGACACCGACGATCAGTCTCAGTGAGGCGCGCAGCCTGGCACGCTGGGATACGTTAATTTTAGGATTGGAAGTGCAGTATACCAGCCCGGACAGCTTGAAACTAATCCGCCAATTGAACCCCGATATTATCATCTTGGCTTACGTCCTGTCGGAAGAAATTCCTGATAGCCAATTCTATATCACCGATCCGAACCACCCCCACTACCAACTTGTCCACAATCTACCGAACGGCTGGTGGCTGCGTGACGCGCAGGGCGGGCGGGTATCATTTTGGCCCGGTTCCCACATGGTCAATGTTACCCCGGCAGCCCCGGTTCGCGATGGGGAACATTGGTATGAGTATCTGGCTCGGTTCATGCATGAAAAGGTATTGGCCACCGGTTATTGGGACGGCATTTTCTATGATAACGCCTTCAAAGACATATCCTGGATCAATAATGGCAACCTGGACATAAACAATGACGGACAAGCTGAATCGGCGAGCCAGCTGGATCAGTCGTGGCGCGACGGTATGAGCGAGCTGCTGCGTCAATCACGACGGTGGGAGGGTGGCAATACTCTGATCATCGGTAACGGGGCGGAAGCATATTTACCGCTAGTCAACGGGCGTTTGATCGAAGAGTTTCCATCCGCCTATGACCATTATTGGCCCGGCGCGATGCAAAAGTACGCTGATGCTGCCGATCAATCTACGCTGCCGACACTGGTTATTATTAATAGCCGGACCACGACCGGTACGGCGTCTGATTATCGGCAGATGCGTTTCAATCTGTGCAGTACGCTACTGCGCAACGGATTTGCCAGTTTCGATTACGGCTCGTTGCGCCACGCCGACTTGTGGTGGTACGATGAATACGATACATATTTGGGTCAACCCCAAGGCGCGGCCAAAAATTTGCTGCATCCGGCCAAGTCTGGTTACGAAGCCAGTGTCTGGCGTCGTGAATTTACTAATGCCGTGGTGCTGGTCAACTCGACCGCCCAAGCGCGCAAGGTAGAATTAGGCGGCGGGTTCGAGCGACTCAATGGTTTGCAGGATCGGTCAGTCAATAATGGCGCGATTACTACCTCAGTTTGGATCCAGCCTAATGATGGTATAATTTTGCTAAAGAAACAAATCAACGTCCACGACGGTGAATATATTAATGGCGCGCTGGGCTTGGCGTTTGACGAACAAGGCCGGCAGCAGCGCCAGGGTTTTTTCACAACCAACAGTAACTTTGCCGGCGGTACCAAAGTGATCACCCGGGATATTAACACCGATGGCAATCTCGAGACGATCGTAGGTTGGAATAATAAGGTTCAAATATATAACAGCGGTGGATTTCTAATGCGGGAAATATACCCTTACGGTAAAGCATACCATCTGGGTGTTAATATAGCCGTCGGCGATCTGGACGGTGATGGCACAGCGGAAATTATCACCGGCACGGGCCGTGGAGCCGGTCCGCAAGTCAGGATATACACGTCCGGCGGCCGATTGCTTAATCCCGGCTTCTTTGCCTATGATCCGAAGTTTCGTGGCGGCGTCAACGTGGCCATCGGTGATTTGAACGGCGATGGACGGTCGGAAATTATTGCCGGATCCGGTTTTGGCGGCGGACCCCAAGTAAGAATATTTAATCCCCAAGGAAAGGCGATTGGCGGATTCTTTGCCTATGATAAAAAGTTTCGCGGTGGTGTGACGGTGGCGGCGGGTGATATCAACGCCGATGGCCGCGCTGAAATAGTGACCGCGCCGGGGCCGGGTGGCGGACCCCAAGTTAGAATATTTAACGGCCAGGGTAAAGCACTGACACCAGGTTTTTACGCCTACGCTAAGACGTTTCGGACTGGCATCTCGGTGACCATCGCTGATGTCAATAATGACGGAGTGGCGGACATCCTGGTGTCCGCGCCAACCATCTATTAA
- a CDS encoding glycosyltransferase family 4 protein, with protein MKIAMIGQKGMPAIYGGVERHVEELSLELVKRGHDVTVYTRRYYTAASRKNYRGIKLVSLPTLHTKHFDAITHTFLSTWHAMWHGYDVIHYHSVGPSLLSFLPRLFSPRTKVIATFHSMDRLHQKWGIFARTMLRLGEIASLYFPHQTIVVSRQLRDYCRRTYGRQTTYIPNGVSHEFTRPVAADIIKRKYGLRKGGYILTVSRIIPPKGLHHLISAYRQLNTDKRLVIVGGSVHTDRYLQQLHDQAKQDRRILFTGFQNGRILAELYSNAYLYVLPSEIEGMPLSLLEAAGFGRCTVVSNIPANVAVLRSHGHDFGIMFRNKNSKDLARKLDMLLERPALTRSLGQLARELVRAKFNWRHIATDTERIYSAV; from the coding sequence ATGAAAATCGCTATGATCGGCCAAAAAGGAATGCCAGCTATCTACGGCGGCGTTGAACGTCACGTCGAAGAGCTGTCTTTGGAGTTGGTCAAACGCGGTCACGATGTCACAGTCTATACGCGGCGATACTACACGGCTGCCAGTCGGAAGAACTATCGAGGCATAAAACTAGTCAGTTTGCCCACCCTGCATACCAAGCATTTTGACGCGATTACCCACACTTTCTTATCCACCTGGCACGCCATGTGGCACGGCTATGACGTAATCCATTACCACAGCGTCGGTCCGTCACTGCTATCGTTCCTACCGCGACTGTTTAGTCCGAGGACTAAAGTAATAGCGACTTTTCATAGTATGGATCGGCTACACCAAAAATGGGGGATATTCGCTCGAACCATGTTACGGCTGGGGGAAATAGCGTCACTATATTTCCCGCATCAAACGATAGTTGTATCGCGACAGCTGCGGGATTATTGCCGCCGTACTTATGGCCGGCAGACCACATATATACCCAATGGTGTTTCACACGAATTCACTCGTCCGGTCGCGGCGGACATCATCAAACGAAAATATGGTTTGCGAAAAGGCGGCTATATCCTGACAGTGTCGCGGATCATCCCGCCGAAGGGTTTGCACCACCTGATCTCGGCTTATCGACAATTGAATACGGACAAACGTCTGGTGATCGTGGGCGGATCCGTCCACACCGATCGGTATCTGCAGCAGCTGCACGATCAGGCCAAACAAGATCGGCGCATCCTGTTTACCGGTTTCCAGAACGGTCGCATACTGGCCGAGCTGTACTCTAATGCCTACCTTTATGTTCTGCCATCGGAGATCGAGGGCATGCCGTTGTCATTGCTCGAGGCAGCCGGTTTTGGACGGTGCACCGTGGTGAGCAATATCCCGGCTAATGTGGCCGTGCTGCGTTCACACGGACACGATTTTGGCATCATGTTCCGCAACAAGAATTCGAAGGACCTGGCTCGCAAATTAGATATGTTGCTGGAACGGCCGGCCTTGACGCGTTCGCTGGGTCAGTTAGCGCGAGAACTGGTGCGAGCCAAGTTCAATTGGCGTCATATTGCTACCGACACGGAACGAATCTACTCCGCGGTTTAA
- a CDS encoding serine hydrolase — protein MKINPNRLLIIFVGLGIFGWVGANPAGAAVINERTFRLNEDTVRRGYTVADVRGNLKLGIIGGAFQSAQVVRIAQIDNTDVPIPPDKRVIAGPYQVVVPGMISGDTVKPLTLRIKYDSASGSKTVLVYYNLENNKWQPLKAKFVNGYATASVTKLNGVFAIWTTAVKAPVITTPAPKVQSVAALVMNNLTGQVLYQKNADQERPMASLTKMMTALVFLDHNPGFNKVIAMDKSDNAIGAKLYINAGETLTVKDIFYTMLVGSANNCAKALARSTGLSREQFVAEMNKKAKEFGLTHTKFTDPSGLDTGNVTTAQDYMKLTDQALKQAEVRKATTTKAYVFKTISTKRTHTIKNTNLLTNSALTLISGKTGYLDEAGFCLMTRAKNKTGTEVTAVVLGSVSRTQSTKEVEKLLRWGLGG, from the coding sequence ATGAAAATAAACCCAAATAGACTGTTAATTATATTTGTAGGATTAGGGATATTCGGGTGGGTCGGTGCGAATCCGGCCGGTGCCGCCGTAATTAACGAGCGGACTTTTCGGTTGAACGAAGACACGGTCCGCCGGGGCTACACCGTTGCCGATGTCCGGGGTAATTTAAAATTGGGCATCATCGGCGGGGCTTTTCAATCCGCGCAAGTCGTTCGTATTGCCCAGATTGATAACACCGACGTACCTATCCCGCCAGACAAGAGGGTGATTGCGGGACCGTATCAAGTCGTGGTACCGGGCATGATTTCGGGAGATACCGTCAAACCCCTGACGCTACGGATCAAGTATGATTCAGCCAGCGGCTCAAAAACCGTGCTGGTATATTATAATCTGGAAAATAATAAATGGCAGCCGCTGAAAGCAAAATTTGTCAACGGCTACGCCACGGCTTCGGTGACTAAATTAAACGGCGTGTTCGCCATCTGGACTACGGCCGTCAAAGCCCCAGTCATTACCACGCCGGCGCCCAAAGTACAATCGGTAGCCGCGCTGGTGATGAACAATTTAACCGGTCAAGTACTCTATCAGAAGAATGCCGACCAAGAACGTCCCATGGCCAGCCTGACCAAGATGATGACCGCGCTGGTTTTTCTCGATCACAATCCCGGGTTCAATAAAGTTATTGCAATGGACAAATCAGACAACGCTATCGGCGCCAAATTGTACATTAACGCGGGTGAAACATTAACCGTCAAAGACATCTTTTACACCATGCTGGTCGGCTCAGCCAATAACTGCGCCAAAGCATTGGCCCGCTCAACCGGGTTATCACGCGAACAATTCGTGGCGGAGATGAATAAAAAGGCCAAAGAATTCGGCCTCACGCATACCAAGTTTACCGATCCAAGCGGTCTCGACACCGGCAATGTGACCACCGCTCAGGATTATATGAAATTGACCGATCAAGCATTGAAGCAAGCCGAAGTTAGAAAAGCGACTACGACCAAGGCCTACGTGTTTAAAACAATCAGCACTAAACGCACCCATACGATCAAAAACACCAATCTGCTTACAAATTCCGCATTGACGCTGATCAGCGGCAAGACCGGGTATTTGGATGAAGCCGGATTTTGTCTGATGACTCGAGCCAAGAACAAAACCGGAACGGAAGTAACTGCGGTCGTTCTCGGTTCGGTTTCGCGCACCCAGAGCACAAAAGAAGTTGAGAAGCTGCTCCGTTGGGGTCTCGGCGGATAA
- a CDS encoding S49 family peptidase, whose product MAKIKPNKKTNTPPIIVPKPPYGAMADICCVPKQKTNIIRILLIIAIVFVIVNLLVFDVAMIYSQWYTTDDAQITSDVTADANDETCGGNVAGIELHGELVTYLPANNTDEYGSPLADQSASEDIVAAIKSADKDAEVKAIVLEIDSTGGSPVAGEEIASALKNTQKPTIALIRNYGDSAAYWAATGAQTIFASANSDVGAIGVTMSYLDYSKQNQNNGITYQQLSSGKLKDAGDPDKTLTEEERKYFERDVAIMGDNFISDVSRNRHIPIEEVKKLADGSSMLGKMGLDNKLIDRIGGMPEVEAFISDLAGIKPDLCWY is encoded by the coding sequence ATGGCCAAAATTAAGCCAAACAAAAAAACGAACACCCCGCCCATCATAGTACCAAAACCGCCCTATGGCGCGATGGCTGATATTTGCTGCGTTCCGAAACAGAAAACCAACATCATCCGCATATTATTAATTATCGCGATCGTATTTGTTATTGTGAATCTGCTGGTGTTCGATGTGGCAATGATATATTCCCAGTGGTACACCACGGACGATGCTCAAATAACTTCTGATGTAACGGCTGACGCCAACGATGAAACCTGCGGCGGCAATGTTGCCGGCATTGAATTGCACGGCGAGTTGGTTACATACCTACCGGCCAACAACACTGATGAATACGGTTCACCACTGGCTGATCAATCGGCTTCTGAAGATATCGTAGCCGCAATCAAAAGCGCCGATAAAGACGCAGAAGTAAAAGCCATCGTGCTTGAGATTGATTCGACTGGCGGTTCGCCGGTGGCCGGAGAGGAAATCGCCAGCGCTTTAAAGAACACTCAAAAACCAACCATCGCATTGATTCGCAATTATGGCGATTCAGCGGCGTATTGGGCGGCGACCGGCGCTCAAACTATTTTCGCGTCGGCCAATTCTGACGTGGGCGCCATCGGCGTGACCATGTCATATCTTGATTATTCGAAGCAAAACCAAAACAACGGCATAACTTACCAGCAGTTAAGTTCCGGAAAGCTAAAAGACGCCGGCGATCCCGATAAAACATTGACCGAAGAAGAACGGAAATATTTCGAACGGGATGTGGCCATTATGGGCGACAATTTTATCAGCGACGTTTCGCGCAACCGGCATATTCCGATTGAAGAAGTGAAAAAACTGGCCGACGGATCGAGCATGCTGGGAAAAATGGGATTGGATAATAAATTAATCGATCGGATCGGCGGCATGCCCGAAGTGGAAGCTTTTATTTCCGACCTAGCCGGAATTAAGCCCGATCTCTGCTGGTATTAG
- a CDS encoding GIY-YIG nuclease family protein yields the protein MQYFTYVLYFESDGKFYIGYTSDLTNRLKEHKSRNVTATKHRGNFKLVYYECCVDGKDARKREKYFKTGFGRRFLNNRLENYFTS from the coding sequence ATGCAGTATTTCACTTATGTATTATATTTCGAGTCTGACGGAAAGTTTTACATTGGATACACAAGCGACCTTACAAATCGATTAAAAGAACACAAGTCGAGAAATGTTACTGCCACAAAACACAGAGGAAACTTCAAATTGGTATATTATGAATGTTGTGTAGATGGCAAGGATGCTAGAAAAAGAGAAAAATACTTCAAGACAGGTTTTGGTAGGAGATTCCTCAATAATAGGTTAGAAAATTATTTCACAAGCTAG
- a CDS encoding nucleotide pyrophosphohydrolase: MPSDFEELIEIINKHRDAREWRQFHNPKDLAISLSLEAAEVLEHFQWKNEAEVKEFIEQKKDHLGEELADVLYWTLTLAHDAGIDLKQAFHRKMLINEQKYPIDKAKGSHKKYTELN; the protein is encoded by the coding sequence ATGCCGAGTGATTTTGAAGAACTAATAGAGATAATCAACAAGCACAGAGACGCTAGAGAGTGGCGTCAGTTTCACAACCCCAAAGACCTAGCCATCTCCCTGTCCCTCGAAGCCGCGGAAGTACTGGAGCATTTTCAATGGAAGAACGAGGCGGAAGTAAAGGAGTTCATCGAGCAGAAAAAAGACCACCTCGGTGAGGAATTAGCCGATGTGTTATATTGGACGCTGACGCTGGCCCACGATGCCGGTATCGATCTGAAGCAAGCCTTTCATCGCAAGATGCTTATCAATGAGCAGAAGTATCCGATCGATAAGGCGAAGGGGAGTCATAAGAAATATACCGAGTTAAATTAA
- a CDS encoding zeta toxin family protein, whose product MNESETLQSESASEWIKAHRGDLIQKFVKDSEHKSDNHPVSFFMAGSPGAGKTEISKRLMARFDQKPLRVDADEIRAYCPGYTGENAHIFQKAATKGVHILYDYALHKNINIILDGTFAYSGSLDNIQRSLDHNRKVEIYFIYQDPAQAWGFTKKREAIEHRKVSKEIFIEAFIKSQANVNRAKAQFGKSIVLNLIVKDFENNLEQYQANINNIDHYLKKVYYREELNALII is encoded by the coding sequence ATGAACGAATCGGAAACGCTGCAATCCGAATCAGCGAGCGAATGGATAAAGGCGCATCGCGGTGATTTGATTCAAAAGTTTGTCAAAGACTCTGAGCACAAGTCGGACAACCATCCGGTATCGTTTTTTATGGCCGGTTCACCGGGCGCGGGTAAAACTGAAATATCAAAACGGCTGATGGCGCGTTTCGATCAGAAGCCACTGCGAGTTGACGCGGATGAGATCAGAGCGTACTGCCCCGGCTACACGGGTGAGAACGCGCACATTTTTCAAAAAGCCGCCACGAAAGGCGTACATATATTGTATGACTATGCGCTTCATAAGAATATTAATATTATTCTAGACGGTACATTTGCCTATAGCGGTTCGCTGGACAATATTCAGAGATCACTCGACCATAATCGAAAAGTGGAAATATATTTTATCTATCAGGATCCCGCGCAAGCTTGGGGGTTTACGAAGAAAAGGGAGGCGATCGAACATCGAAAAGTTTCCAAAGAGATATTTATTGAAGCGTTTATAAAATCTCAAGCCAATGTGAATCGAGCTAAAGCACAATTCGGTAAGTCTATCGTGCTTAATCTGATTGTAAAGGACTTCGAAAATAACTTGGAACAATACCAAGCCAACATCAATAATATTGACCATTATTTAAAGAAAGTCTACTATAGAGAGGAGCTAAACGCACTAATCATATGA
- a CDS encoding nucleotide pyrophosphohydrolase, translated as MTDFDELTDIINNHRDARDWRQFHKPKDLALSLVLEAAEVLEHFQWKNDEEVKELMEKKKENLGEELADVLYWILTLAHDAGIDLKQAFLRKMEINEKKYPVDKAKGSHKKYTEL; from the coding sequence ATGACTGACTTCGACGAATTAACAGATATTATTAACAACCACCGGGATGCACGGGATTGGCGCCAGTTTCATAAGCCAAAAGATTTAGCCTTGTCTCTCGTCCTCGAGGCAGCTGAGGTATTGGAACATTTCCAGTGGAAGAACGATGAGGAAGTAAAAGAGCTCATGGAAAAGAAAAAAGAGAATCTGGGTGAAGAACTAGCCGATGTGCTGTACTGGATACTCACCCTCGCCCACGATGCCGGTATTGACCTTAAGCAAGCGTTCCTTCGTAAAATGGAGATTAACGAAAAGAAATATCCGGTAGATAAGGCTAAGGGTAGCCATAAGAAATACACCGAACTATGA
- a CDS encoding permease prefix domain 1-containing protein: MTQSNDSLEQRIGEWKSYLRRHQTVSAADADELEDHLRSQTETLTQAGLSPDEAFLVAVKRMGELDAISREFAHEYSERLWKQLVVAPSKSDPAVKRETMVAVILAVAAALTLKLPELFGQKLDGSSSEMMFYARNVSLFILPWLVGFFAYKRRVLAAYWPWLAFPFVVAALLINFQPFVANGHTEVLAIIHLPIALWLVVGIAYLGHRWREAQQRINFVRFSGEWFIYYTLMALGGGILTGLTVFIFEAIGANVETAVAQWLIPCGAAGAVIIGAWLVEAKQSVIENMAPVLTMIFTPLFTLLLIVFMITMLWTGSTISVEREVLIGFNLLLVLVMCLVLYALSARDLHAGPGRFDTMRLILIISALIVDVIALVAMVSRIWEFGFSPNKTVALGLNILLLINLTGSAWLYGRFLAGRTPIERLLRWQTSYLPIFAAWALIVVALIPLIFRFK, translated from the coding sequence ATGACCCAATCAAACGACTCGCTCGAACAACGCATCGGCGAATGGAAATCATATCTGCGCCGGCACCAGACGGTGAGCGCCGCCGACGCCGACGAACTCGAAGATCATCTGCGCAGCCAGACCGAAACACTGACCCAGGCGGGCTTAAGCCCCGATGAAGCGTTTCTGGTGGCCGTAAAACGGATGGGAGAACTGGATGCCATTTCGCGCGAATTCGCCCATGAGTACTCCGAACGCCTGTGGAAACAGCTGGTAGTCGCCCCATCCAAATCCGACCCGGCCGTGAAACGCGAGACGATGGTGGCGGTCATACTGGCGGTCGCGGCGGCCCTGACCCTGAAACTGCCGGAACTTTTTGGCCAGAAACTCGACGGTTCCAGCAGCGAAATGATGTTTTACGCGCGCAATGTCAGTCTCTTCATCCTCCCGTGGCTGGTCGGATTCTTCGCTTACAAACGGCGCGTGCTGGCCGCTTATTGGCCGTGGCTGGCTTTCCCATTCGTCGTAGCGGCATTACTAATCAATTTCCAACCGTTCGTGGCCAACGGACATACCGAAGTCCTGGCAATCATCCACCTGCCGATCGCATTGTGGCTGGTGGTGGGCATTGCCTACCTGGGCCACCGCTGGCGCGAGGCGCAGCAGCGCATTAACTTCGTCCGCTTCTCGGGTGAATGGTTCATCTACTATACCCTGATGGCGCTCGGCGGAGGCATTCTGACCGGTCTGACGGTGTTTATCTTTGAAGCGATCGGTGCCAATGTCGAAACCGCGGTGGCGCAATGGCTCATCCCCTGCGGCGCGGCGGGCGCGGTGATCATCGGCGCGTGGCTGGTGGAAGCGAAGCAGAGCGTCATTGAAAATATGGCGCCGGTGCTGACCATGATCTTCACTCCGCTCTTCACCCTATTGCTGATCGTCTTCATGATCACGATGCTATGGACCGGCAGCACCATCAGCGTGGAGCGTGAGGTGCTGATCGGCTTTAACCTGCTGCTCGTGCTGGTGATGTGCCTGGTGCTCTATGCCCTGTCCGCCCGCGACCTGCATGCCGGACCGGGACGCTTCGACACCATGCGGCTGATCCTCATCATCTCCGCGCTGATCGTCGACGTGATCGCGCTGGTAGCGATGGTGAGCCGGATCTGGGAATTTGGCTTCAGTCCCAATAAGACGGTCGCGCTGGGATTGAATATCCTCCTGCTGATCAATCTGACCGGCTCGGCCTGGCTGTATGGCCGATTCCTGGCCGGGCGCACACCGATCGAGCGGCTGTTGCGGTGGCAGACGTCCTACCTCCCAATCTTCGCCGCCTGGGCACTCATCGTCGTCGCCCTTATCCCGCTCATCTTCCGTTTCAAATAG
- a CDS encoding helix-turn-helix transcriptional regulator: protein MYHILHMKPDDSNIQKDLVAASATPLVLAILSEGESYGYAIIKRVAELSRGKLRWTDGMIYPLLHRLERHGFVKTSWGKSDTGRRRKYYRLTKSGTDHLNHQHRQWQVIDMTLRDIWKNLPLAASNQ from the coding sequence ATGTATCATATATTACATATGAAACCGGATGATTCAAATATCCAAAAAGACCTCGTAGCCGCTTCCGCCACCCCGCTAGTTCTGGCTATTTTGAGCGAGGGAGAGAGCTATGGCTATGCTATCATCAAGCGTGTGGCCGAGCTGTCGCGCGGGAAACTGCGCTGGACCGATGGGATGATCTATCCCCTGCTGCATCGTCTGGAACGCCACGGTTTCGTCAAAACATCTTGGGGTAAATCTGATACCGGCCGGCGGCGCAAATATTATCGGCTGACCAAATCAGGTACGGATCATCTCAATCACCAGCACCGTCAATGGCAGGTAATCGATATGACCCTGCGTGACATCTGGAAAAATCTGCCCCTGGCCGCGTCAAATCAATAA
- a CDS encoding GIY-YIG nuclease family protein produces MYSLYILQCSDKTIYTGITVNVAKRVEEHNHSPRGAKYTRSRRPVQLVYMKKFRTRSRALKEEHRIKQLSKREKLNLIGKN; encoded by the coding sequence ATGTACTCTCTCTATATCCTCCAATGTTCCGACAAAACTATTTACACCGGCATAACAGTAAATGTTGCCAAAAGGGTAGAGGAGCATAACCATTCACCGCGCGGAGCCAAATACACCCGCTCCCGCCGGCCGGTGCAGCTGGTATATATGAAAAAGTTCCGTACTCGTTCAAGAGCACTCAAAGAAGAGCATCGAATCAAACAATTATCGAAGCGAGAAAAGCTAAACCTAATTGGTAAAAACTAG
- a CDS encoding excisionase family DNA-binding protein, translating to MSQTRYISTIEAAKRLGISRIAVFKKIKSGDIKADKIGRNYAVPVTEIERLTKPNLSDADKALIDRAVKKTVREYGETLKLLGNA from the coding sequence ATGTCTCAAACGCGATATATCTCAACAATCGAAGCGGCTAAGCGGCTGGGCATCAGCAGGATTGCGGTTTTCAAAAAGATAAAGAGTGGCGATATCAAGGCGGATAAAATCGGCCGGAATTATGCTGTGCCGGTGACTGAAATTGAGCGCCTGACTAAACCAAACCTATCAGATGCTGATAAGGCCTTGATTGACCGAGCAGTCAAAAAAACCGTACGCGAATATGGTGAAACGCTTAAATTGTTAGGCAATGCCTAG
- a CDS encoding type II toxin-antitoxin system death-on-curing family toxin — protein sequence MPRNTVVLTIEEVERLAHRLAQETMGFNEPIPDFQTRYPGKLESCLAQPFQRLDRKSLHSTPERRTATLFYLMIKNHPFQNGNKRIAMTGMLVLLYKQHKWLRVDTKELYNFAVWVASSPPKLKDEVILAIVKFIRTNQVGL from the coding sequence ATGCCTAGGAATACGGTTGTGTTAACAATCGAAGAAGTAGAACGTTTGGCGCATCGATTAGCCCAAGAGACTATGGGTTTCAACGAGCCTATACCAGACTTTCAGACTCGGTATCCTGGGAAACTAGAAAGTTGTCTGGCGCAACCTTTTCAACGCTTAGATCGAAAATCACTTCATTCTACTCCTGAACGACGCACGGCCACGTTGTTTTATTTAATGATCAAAAATCATCCTTTTCAGAATGGTAATAAAAGAATCGCGATGACAGGTATGTTGGTGTTACTATACAAACAACACAAATGGCTGCGGGTGGACACAAAGGAACTTTATAATTTCGCCGTTTGGGTAGCCTCAAGTCCACCGAAACTAAAAGATGAAGTCATTTTAGCCATCGTAAAATTTATTCGAACGAATCAAGTGGGGTTGTGA